The window TGCTGATGGGGGCGGACGAGAATGCGGCGGGGAGCTACTTTAGTGGTCGTGCCCTCCGAGGCCGCTTCGCGATGAGCGAGAAGAAGAACCTGTCGGGTTATGGGGCCGAGTTGACGACCTGCGTTTTCACTGCGGTGTACGACACTGTCGTGCCGGCGGGGACCGCGCCCATCGCTGTCGTGGTGACCTGTCGTTCTCCGATGTAGCGCCCGGTGGCGGGGTCGATGATGATCTCCAGGCGGTCGTGGGCGCCAGTCGGTTCGACGCTGAAGGCGGTTCCTGTCCGTCCGTCGAGCACGGCGGTGTCGTGGGTGATTCGGATGCTCGGAAGCAACGCGATCGCTTCGTAGAGCACGGCGCGTTGTGACGCGGTCATGGTGCCCTCCCACAAGAGCTGCGCTGCGAAGCCGAGTGCAGCTTCGTCGCTGGTGTCGGAGCCGGAGCCGGAGCCGGAGCGAAGGTAGGCAAGAGCAGCTGGCGGGGTGTCCGGAAGATCGCCGAGATCAACCTCGCCACCCAGCTCGCGCACCTCCACGAATTCGCCGTTCGCGGCGCGCGTGACCTGCACCACTCCGCGGGCCAGTGCGGATTCCCAGTCACGCTGGGCCGCCTCTTTGGCCCCCTGGCCGAAGAACTCTGTCGCCGGTCGGGAGGTCACGCGTTGCACCCAGTTCTGCGCGTTGTCGCCCGGCACCCACACCTCGGTTGTCGAGGGAGCCAGGTAGCCGGTGATGTTGCCGTTCGCATCGGATTCACCGGCGAAGTAGGCTGCCTCGGTCGTTACCTTTAGGTACTGGCCAGCGGCGATGATCGGGTCTGCGGCCTCAACCGTCTGCTCGGAGGCAGCGCGAAGCACCTCGGCGGCGTGAGCGGCGGGACCCGCCCCGGGCAGCACGACGCTTGCCGCGATGATCGCTGCCGCCACAGGCAGTGTCGCGACGGCCAGCATCACTGCTCGTGGGGATCGGCGCGTCGGGGTCTCGACGGTCTCTTTGACAATCGCACGCAGAGCAGTGCGTTGAGGGCTAGTGAGGGTCATAGCGGTGTCCTAACTTCAGAGTTGGCCAGTACGGGGGAGAGTTGGGCGGCAAGTCGCCGTTTTGCTCGGTGGAGGCGGGACTTAACGGTCCCTGCCGGAACGGACAGCATCTGCGCAGCCTCTGCCTCGGTCAGACCTTCGATCACGCAGAGGGTCACGACGTCCCGATGCGGTTGTGTGAGCTCACTCAAAGCGCTGAGCGCCGGACCGTCGTCGTCGTCGATTGTCTCGACGGTCAGCCCCGGAGGAACCCGCTCAAGCAGATCCCGGTAACGCCGGGCAGATCGGGACACGTTGCGCGCAGAGTGTCCCGCGGTGACCAACAGCCAGGGGAGTAGTGAATCGTCAACGAATCGCACGCTCGCTCTCTTGCGCCACGCTTCGAGAAAGGTGATGCCCACAACATCCTTCGCGTCGTCAAGCGTGG is drawn from Salinibacterium hongtaonis and contains these coding sequences:
- a CDS encoding RNA polymerase sigma factor — its product is MRNTATDAEEWQLALAGDGEAFARIFDRHEQRVFRHSLALVPTLDDAKDVVGITFLEAWRKRASVRFVDDSLLPWLLVTAGHSARNVSRSARRYRDLLERVPPGLTVETIDDDDGPALSALSELTQPHRDVVTLCVIEGLTEAEAAQMLSVPAGTVKSRLHRAKRRLAAQLSPVLANSEVRTPL